DNA sequence from the Acidobacteriota bacterium genome:
GGTGGCGGACGAGATGTTCGAGTCCATGTCCGCCGTCGGCAAGGGCGGGGAGATGAATTCCGTCTACATCATGGCCGACTCGGGAGCTCGGGGCAGCAAGCAGCAGATTCGCCAGTTGGCCGGCATGCGGGGACTCATGGCCAAACCCTCGGGAGAGATCATCGAGACCCCCATCACCTCCAATTTCCGGGAAGGCCTGACCGTGCTCCAGTACTTCATCTCCACCCACGGGGCGCGAAAGGGTCTGGCCGACACGGCGTTGAAGACAGCCGACTCGGGTTACCTGACCCGGCGCCTGGTGGACGTGGCGCAGGACGTGATCATTACCGAGGAAGACTGCAACACCGTGGACGGCATCCTCGTCACGGCCCTGGTGGAGGGTGGCGAGATCATCGAGCCGCTGCGCGACCGGATCGTGGGCCGGGTCGCCCTGGACAAGGTGGTGGACCCCTTCACCGGTGAAACCCTGGTCAACGTCAACGAGCCCGTCGACGAGAACATGGCGGCCCTGATCCAGGCTGCCGGTATCGAACAGGTCATGATTCGATCCGGCCTGACCTGCAAGTCCAAGCGCGGACTCTGCCGCATGTGCTACGGCCGCAACCTGGCCACCGGTAAGATGGTGGACCTGGGCGAGGCCGTGGGCGTCCTGGCCGCCCAGTCCATCGGGGAGCCGGGAACGCAGCTCACCATGAGGACCTTCCACATCGGTGGGGCGGCGACCCGGATCGAGGAGCAGTCCACCCTGGAGGCCAGGAACGACGGCAGTGTCCACTTCCTGAAGATCCAGACCGTGACCGACAAAGAGGGTTTCCTGGTGGCCATGAACCGGACCGGGAGCCTCATCGTCCAGGACAACAGAGGCCGGGAGAAGGAACGCTACCCGGTCGTCTACGGAGCCCGGCTCATGATCAAGGACGGCCAGAAGATCGAGGCCGGCCAGAAGCTGGTGGAGTGGGACCCGTTCACCTTCTCCATCCTTTCCGAATTCGGGGGAACGGTGGCCTTCCGCGAGATCATCGAAGGGGTCACCATGAAGGAGGAACTGGACGAGGTCACCGGCCTGGCCCGGAAAGTCATCACCGAGGCCGTCGACGAAAAGCGCCAGCCCCAGATCCAGATCAAGGACGAGGCGGGCAAGGTCGTCAAATCGTATCTGGTCCCCTCCAAGGCCCACCTCATGGTGGACCAGGGCGATGAGATCTTTCCGGGAGGAATCCTGGCCAAGATCCCCAGGGAGACCACCAAGACCAAGGACATCACCGGCGGCCTGCCCCGGGTCGTGGAACTCTTCGAGGCCCGGAAGCCGAAGGAGACGGCGGTCATCACCGAGATCGACGGCGTCGTTCACTACGCTGGTTTCACCCGCGGCCAGAGAAAGATCGTGGTCGAGAACGAGTCGGCCAAGACCCGGGCCGAGTACCTGCTCCCCCGGGGCGTCCATATCAACGTCCAGGAGGGCGAGTTCGTCAAGGCGGGCGAGGCCCTGATGGATGGTCCCCGCAATTCTCACGACATCTTGAAGGTGCTGGGCGAAAAGGAGATGCAGAGCTACCTGGTGAACGAGGTCCAGGAGGTCTACCGCCTCCAGGGCGTCAACATCAACGACAAGCACATCGAGGTCATCGTTCGCCAGATGATGCGGTGGATCAAGGTCGTGAACGTGGGAGACACCGAGTTTCTCCTGGAGGAGCAGGTGGACCGGTTCCGTTTCCAGGAGGAGAATAAGCGGTCCATCAAGGAGGAAGGCACTCCGGCGACGGGCCGGCCTCTGCTGCTGGGAATCACGAAGGCGTCTCTGAGCACCGATTCCTTCATCTCCGCCGCGTCGTTCCAGGAAACCACCCGGGTGCTGACCGAGGCCTCCATCCGGGGCAAGATCGACTACTTGAGGGGACTCAAGGAGAACGTGATCATGGGGCGGCTGATCCCGGCCGGAACCGGCATGGACTACTACCGCACCATCGAGGTGGAGCGGCCCGTTCAGGAGGTGGAAGAATCTCCGGTGGAGGAGTTGGAGCTCGTTCCCGCCCCCGAGAAAGTCGTGCGCAACCCGGAGTGGGAAGCCGCGGCCGCCCTCTTGTCGGGAGCCGGCACGTCATCCAGGCGGAGCTAGGAGGGGCGACATTCCTGTCGCCCGGTCTTCATTGTTATTGTGCGAGTCGGCAGGGGAGAAGTGTAGAGGGGGGACTGCCGTGCCGCCTGACCTCCCCTATTGGCGACAGGAAAGTCGCCGTTTCTACTGGCGACAGGAATGTCGCCACTCCCCCGGCGACAGGAAAGTCGCCGGTCCTTCGGCGGTAGGAAAACCGCCGCTCCTTCTCTACTCTTCGGTGGGTCCTTCGCCCGACTCGGCCTCGGTGCCTAATACGGGACTGGCCTGCGTCGGCGTTGATCCGTCGGCGCTGTAGCGGATCACTCCAGTCTGATCGGCGAAAAATCCCCGCTGTCCGGTGGTGCCCGCCGTGACGGGAACGGCAGTGACCGTAAACCCGCTGGAGCCGTCCGGCGTCAGGGTCAGGTTGTAGCCGTCCTTGGTGCCGGATCCCAGCGCCGCATCGATGAGCCCCTGCGCCACGAGTTCTTCCGTGCTCCCGAAGGATCCGTTCCCCACGGTGGACGCATAGGTGATCTCGCTGGTGACGATGACCCGGAGGGAGGCGATGGCCGAGGTCTCGTTGGCGAAGAGGCGGGAACGCATGAAATTGGGAACCGCCAAAATGGAGATGATCCCGATGACGGCCACCACGATCATCAATTCGATCAGAGAGAATCCGGCAGCTCCGTCCTTGGGGGAGTGAGAGGGCATCGAGCCGAAGCTGCCGGACTCCTTTCGGATCCGGTCTCCGCAGTCGGAAACCGGAAAGACGCTGGTTCGTCGGAACATCTTTATTTCATCCTCGCTGGCTGTTTCATCCTTGCATAGTATGAAACGTCGCCGCCCGCGTATCCATGAGAGAAAATGAGGAAAGAGGAAAGCTCCCCTACATCTGGGACAATCTTCCCATCAAACTGAAAATGGGCATGTACATGGACAGCACCATGCCGCCGACGACGATGCCCAGGACCAACATCATCATGGGTTCCAGCAGGGCCAGAAACCGGTTGATGCTGGTGTCCGCTTCCTCCTCGTAGTAGACCGCCAGCTTCAGGAGCATGTCGTCCAGTGTGCCCGTCAGCTCGCCGATCCGAATGATCTCCGACGCCATTTGGGGAAAGAGGCCGCTGTGCCGGAATGGTTCCGCCAGGGCGCTCCCCGACTCGACCTCACTCCGGAGCGCCAGCACCGTCTGCTGAAATCGCCCGTTTCCCAGAGCCCGGGCCGTCAGGTCCATGGCTTCCAGGATGGGGACTCCGCTGGAGAGGAGCGTGGATAGGGTCCGTGCGAAATTGGCCGTCAGGAGTTGGGTGGTCACCGGACCCAACAGCGGCGCCGCCAGAATGATGCGATCCATCCACATCCGCCCCTTGGCCGTCCGAAAGTAGAGTCCACCCGCTATGGCCCCCATCCCCGCCCCCAGGCTCAGGAGCAGTCCCCACCGGCTCAGGAACCCGCTGGCTCCCATGACCATCCGCGTCGGCAAAGGGAGGGGGACGTCCAGGTTGGCGAAGAGGGACGCGAAAACCGGAATCACCCAGACCAGGATGACGCCCAGAACCAGGAACGAAGTCACGATGACGACCGCCGGATAGAGCGAGGCCGAGAGCACCGCCTTGCGCCACTGAAGCCGTTTTTCCAGGAAGAGGGTGAGGCGCTCGAACACGGTGTCCAGGAATCCCCCCGTTTCGCCCGCCCGGACCATGTTGACGAAAAGGGGATCGAAGACACGGGAATGGCGCTCCAGCGCCGCAGCAAGGGTGGAACCCGATTCCACGTCGTAACGGACCTGGCGCAGGGTGGAGCCCAGGGCGCGGTTCTCCTCCTGCTGGGCCAGATTCTGCAAGGCCGTCACCAGCGAGACGCCCGCCCCCAGCATCACCGACAGTTGCCGCGTGAAAAGAGCCAACTGCCGGGTCGAGATCCTTCCGATTCGAGCCTGAGCAATGCGGCGGGGACGAAACTCCCGCCCGTCTGTAGTAGCCACTGATACTGGTAACGATTGCGGACCGGAAAACAACGAACAGGAGGGGTGGGAGGGGACTTCCCGGTCCATCTGACCTGTTGCAACAATATTGTTGACAACAAAACTGTTGATTGTTCTAATGGGTACACGAAATGAGGACTAAGGAATGAGGTTGTCGACGGGCCGCTGGGTGAGCGGGGACGATTTCTTTGATCGCGAATCCGAGTTGCGGGTACTGAAAGCCCGAGTCCGCGACGGTAACCATGTGTTGCTGACGGGACAACGGCGCATGGGAAAGACCAGCATTGCCAGAGAACTGGGTCGGCGGCTCGAAGCCGAAGGGTGGATCTTCCTTTTCACCGATGTCGAGGGAGCAACCTGTCCGGAGGACGCGATCGCCGATATTGCACGGGCGGTGCATCCGGTTCGCGCAATTTCGTCACGTTTCGCCACGACGATGAAACGCTGGTTGACCGAGAGGCTGGAAGAGATCAGCGCCCTGGATTTTGGCCTAAAGATCCGTGCCGGACTGAACGTCGGAAGTTGGCGGCGCCATGGAGGAGAATTGCTTCAAGCATGCGCCTCCCACGACAAGCCGGTGCTTCTTGTCATTGACGAACTGCCAATCTTTCTCAAACGCATGCTTCGGCATGAAGACGGGCCGCGACAGGTCGATGAGTTCCTCAGTTGGCTGCGCGCCGAGCTTCAAAGAGTCGAGGCCGGATCCCTGGTCGTCATCGTGTCCGGCAGTATCGGTCTCGGTCCACTCGTAACGAGGCT
Encoded proteins:
- the rpoC gene encoding DNA-directed RNA polymerase subunit beta', with translation MKSFEAIRIGLASPEKIRSWSSGEVTKPETINYRTFKPERDGLFCARIFGPVTDWECLCGKYKRMKHRGVICDKCGVEVTLSKVRRERLGHIELASPCSHVWFFKGLPSRIGHLLDLTLRDLERILYFEAYVVTDPGEAPLKEKELLTEDRYRSLQTSHPGKFDAGMGAEAIKNLLRRVDVETLAIDLRFRMRNETSQLRRLKYAKRLKVVDSLRKSGNKPEWMILDVIPVLPPELRPLVPLDGGRFATSDLNDLYRRVINRNNRLKKLMELRAPEVIIRNEKRMLQEAVDALFDNGRRGRVLRGVKNRPLKSLSDALKGKQGRFRQNLLGKRVDYSGRSVIVVGPELKLHQCGLPKIMALELFKPFIYSRLEKEGHVTTIKGAKEMVESQNALVWDILEDVIKQHPVLLNRAPTLHRLGIQAFEPVLVEGKAIRIHPLVCTAFNADFDGDQMAVHIPLSQESQIEASVLMLSSNNLLSPANGQPLAIPSQDIVLGCYYLTGSQPNPEAKERLFANAEEVLHALEAEDIGLLTPIRLRYTGDFMDLTLQYDDQNLTHADVQEVIDQNISTTVGRVIFNDHLPGEMPFINGILKQRGLQQLVNYCYLNFGHKKTVSMVDHLKDLGFRYATQAGFTIGIDDLVVPERKEEMVEAARQDVIEVEQQYLDGVITNGERYNKVVAIWSDVTEKVADEMFESMSAVGKGGEMNSVYIMADSGARGSKQQIRQLAGMRGLMAKPSGEIIETPITSNFREGLTVLQYFISTHGARKGLADTALKTADSGYLTRRLVDVAQDVIITEEDCNTVDGILVTALVEGGEIIEPLRDRIVGRVALDKVVDPFTGETLVNVNEPVDENMAALIQAAGIEQVMIRSGLTCKSKRGLCRMCYGRNLATGKMVDLGEAVGVLAAQSIGEPGTQLTMRTFHIGGAATRIEEQSTLEARNDGSVHFLKIQTVTDKEGFLVAMNRTGSLIVQDNRGREKERYPVVYGARLMIKDGQKIEAGQKLVEWDPFTFSILSEFGGTVAFREIIEGVTMKEELDEVTGLARKVITEAVDEKRQPQIQIKDEAGKVVKSYLVPSKAHLMVDQGDEIFPGGILAKIPRETTKTKDITGGLPRVVELFEARKPKETAVITEIDGVVHYAGFTRGQRKIVVENESAKTRAEYLLPRGVHINVQEGEFVKAGEALMDGPRNSHDILKVLGEKEMQSYLVNEVQEVYRLQGVNINDKHIEVIVRQMMRWIKVVNVGDTEFLLEEQVDRFRFQEENKRSIKEEGTPATGRPLLLGITKASLSTDSFISAASFQETTRVLTEASIRGKIDYLRGLKENVIMGRLIPAGTGMDYYRTIEVERPVQEVEESPVEELELVPAPEKVVRNPEWEAAAALLSGAGTSSRRS
- a CDS encoding type II secretion system F family protein, which translates into the protein MATTDGREFRPRRIAQARIGRISTRQLALFTRQLSVMLGAGVSLVTALQNLAQQEENRALGSTLRQVRYDVESGSTLAAALERHSRVFDPLFVNMVRAGETGGFLDTVFERLTLFLEKRLQWRKAVLSASLYPAVVIVTSFLVLGVILVWVIPVFASLFANLDVPLPLPTRMVMGASGFLSRWGLLLSLGAGMGAIAGGLYFRTAKGRMWMDRIILAAPLLGPVTTQLLTANFARTLSTLLSSGVPILEAMDLTARALGNGRFQQTVLALRSEVESGSALAEPFRHSGLFPQMASEIIRIGELTGTLDDMLLKLAVYYEEEADTSINRFLALLEPMMMLVLGIVVGGMVLSMYMPIFSLMGRLSQM
- a CDS encoding prepilin-type N-terminal cleavage/methylation domain-containing protein: MFRRTSVFPVSDCGDRIRKESGSFGSMPSHSPKDGAAGFSLIELMIVVAVIGIISILAVPNFMRSRLFANETSAIASLRVIVTSEITYASTVGNGSFGSTEELVAQGLIDAALGSGTKDGYNLTLTPDGSSGFTVTAVPVTAGTTGQRGFFADQTGVIRYSADGSTPTQASPVLGTEAESGEGPTEE